From the genome of Bos javanicus breed banteng chromosome 23, ARS-OSU_banteng_1.0, whole genome shotgun sequence:
ggagggttacacctctagctttgttctttttcctcaggactgctttggcaattctgggtctttagtggttccatataaaatttggaattatttgttctagttctgtgaaaatttttaatgagtgatttgatagggattataTTAAATTCTGCCTGCATTTATAAATGGCATTCCCCAGAAAAaaccaccaagaaaaaaaaaggcaggatttcattctttaaatGGATAATCAATTCAATGCAACTAATAAAGGGTTTCCCATATGTTTATATCAAAATTAGACATACACAAGGTACCAATGGATTTCAACATTTTTACAGATCATTTGTTGTAAGTTTTTGAAACTCTacatttttaacagaaatattAGTTATTTAATTGTATACATACATCATGTTTGCTTTGGGTACAATCTGCTGTATAGCTGTgacttttctgtgttttattaatGTCTTCTTTGTGTCTGTTTCACCTGCCTTAATCTGACATATTCGCATTATGCTCCAAGTAGAAATGTGCAACGTATCTCCGAAAATCCCCGAGGTCTAGAGAGGCGCCTGGGTTACAGGCTCTGTGTAGCTGCCATGCGTTGCTCATGGCTATGTCAATCATATAGCTCACCAGAACTGAGTACCATTTCTTGCTTCTTATTCTCACCCTGTATTTGGAAGTGATCTGCTCCATTTTAGCTACACCTTCCCTGCATTCATCATACAGTTTCACTATGGATGGTTGACTTATCTGAGGGATCTCCTTGTCACTGGCAAAACAGTGTATCTCATCGACTGGCTCTATGCCAACAGCATTGGAACACAGACTGATAATACCATCACCATGCCAACGACACAAAATTATCTCATCATTTTCTTCTACTCGGAAATCACAGTACCCCTTCTTCATTGTTTTCATATGTTCTGCACTCATAAGGGGGCATTTTTCAGTCCTGCTCTCACGAATTGTCCCTGTGGCCCTCACCCCTTTCTTCTTCAAGGCTGACACCAATGTGACACTTGTAAAGAAGCCATCGAAGCACAGGTGATATGGATACTGACCCCTTGCTAAAAGAACATCAGCAAAATTCATCACGAGGTTTCCACCGAAACCAAGATCAGGATCCTTACCTGCCATCAGAGTTGCTTCTTCTTGATGAGGCTCAAACCAAACCAGATAACCCTCTGTGGTAGCACCACACCAGATTTTATAGCCAATTCTAATAGATTTACCATTCAGAAATTGGTCACTATCAAAGCACTCACACATTGTCTTATCAAAACAGTAGTATTCTTCGAGGGGAGCATATAGgagaaaatttttattcatttgctttatgAGAGGCCTCAGTTTTGTGAACTTATCATTCTGATCTAGATGGCTATTATCTGCAAAATGCAGGTATGAGAAAATCAATTCAAATCTATCCCTTCTGATTGCATCTCTAACCAGGTTCTGGTCAGCATCAGACGTTTCCCAGTACATTCCCCTTCTGGGACGCTGCACGAGTCCACTCAAAAGCAGGACACCAAACACACACCTCACTTCCTGAACTGTGACTTCCAAGTTGACATTTTTCTGAGAAGCATAATTATTGGTTTCACTGACAATCAGATTGAATGtttcatcatcaaaaaataactcaaagaaCTCTACTGGGTTCAACTTTTCACTCTTGAGATTCAAAAGTCCAGAATCCAGTGCTGACCAGCATGGAAAGCTGGGTTTAATATCTCTTTTGGTCCAGTGCTTCTCTGGGACACCTGGCCCTTTTGGCCGTTTTGGAGCAGGCTGGGTCTCAGGCCCGTTATCCTCCTCCACATCTGAATCACCAGAAAATGCAAGCCCTTGGAGCAGTTCACTCACTCGAGCTttgtctttcttcctccctttccgGGTGATGTCTCCTGCAGCATATTCCAGGGAGGAGATGTGCATCCGAGCCCACAAGTCCCCCGGATGACGGTCCTTGAGAGTGTTCAAATGCACAAGTGTCCTTTCAGCAGGAACAGGGGTATCACAAGGGGTCTGGGGTACACAgtctctgagaaagaaaaaacataggCTGTAAAAATTCTCAGTCTTATTTACTGATACAGGATAAATCCACTGACACCTAAAGATTCTTCTGTGGGGAATACTTCTCACTCGTGTTTCTGTGGGGAGGGCTCTGGCCAGACTGAGCATTTCTGGCCTCCCTTCTTCCAACTCACTCCTCATGACTTAACTGTTGAATCTGGGAGAAGGAACTGGGCTGTCCTCTTTCTGAGCAGGCTGCAGACATTCCATGTTCCTTCCCCCAGCCAAGATGGATCAGGAAGGCCTATGCAGAAAGGATGCAGCCACTATGCATCCATTTAGCTCTGCCTCTGAGTGGCTTTATTGGTCTAGCTTCTGTCAGTCATAAAGCTGAGGTTTCTAGACTATCTGTTTTACTCCTATGTCTCTATCAATTGGTTCTGAATTTAGACAAAGAAATGGGTGATTATTTACTGAGCCCCCTCATCTCTAACAGACTTTCTGAACAAAGAAGGATTTAGCCTCCTCTAGTTCTGC
Proteins encoded in this window:
- the PGBD1 gene encoding piggyBac transposable element-derived protein 1 isoform X1; this translates as MDEVLQDSAPENGDGLVKVKEEDPTWEQTCSSQESVPNTRELCRLRFRHFCYQEVPGPREALAQLRELCHQWLSPETHSKERILELLVLEQFLTILPEELQARVQACSLESGEDAVIALESLERDTGDSGEQASVYTVGQDLHLLVTEYQGTSSECQSAQLLLGATTLKSEPPESLQETSQEVSGLLSAPSTRPAPQRPDPLQEENPRDQAAVLGLNSARSQTSVKTEEAAPLLVSEEWPVPSLAQEEATDVSLMAEEVVTKDGFFNAKQETSEEMERGAEASGIVNRDCVPQTPCDTPVPAERTLVHLNTLKDRHPGDLWARMHISSLEYAAGDITRKGRKKDKARVSELLQGLAFSGDSDVEEDNGPETQPAPKRPKGPGVPEKHWTKRDIKPSFPCWSALDSGLLNLKSEKLNPVEFFELFFDDETFNLIVSETNNYASQKNVNLEVTVQEVRCVFGVLLLSGLVQRPRRGMYWETSDADQNLVRDAIRRDRFELIFSYLHFADNSHLDQNDKFTKLRPLIKQMNKNFLLYAPLEEYYCFDKTMCECFDSDQFLNGKSIRIGYKIWCGATTEGYLVWFEPHQEEATLMAGKDPDLGFGGNLVMNFADVLLARGQYPYHLCFDGFFTSVTLVSALKKKGVRATGTIRESRTEKCPLMSAEHMKTMKKGYCDFRVEENDEIILCRWHGDGIISLCSNAVGIEPVDEIHCFASDKEIPQISQPSIVKLYDECREGVAKMEQITSKYRVRIRSKKWYSVLVSYMIDIAMSNAWQLHRACNPGASLDLGDFRRYVAHFYLEHNANMSD
- the PGBD1 gene encoding piggyBac transposable element-derived protein 1 isoform X2, with translation MDEVLQDSAPENGDGLVKVKEEDPTWEQTCSSQESVPNTRELCRLRFRHFCYQEVPGPREALAQLRELCHQWLSPETHSKERILELLVLEQFLTILPEELQARVQACSLESGEDAVIALESLERDTGDSGEQASVYTVGQDLHLLVTEYQGTSSECQSAQLLLGATTLKSEPPESLQETSQETSVKTEEAAPLLVSEEWPVPSLAQEEATDVSLMAEEVVTKDGFFNAKQETSEEMERGAEASGIVNRDCVPQTPCDTPVPAERTLVHLNTLKDRHPGDLWARMHISSLEYAAGDITRKGRKKDKARVSELLQGLAFSGDSDVEEDNGPETQPAPKRPKGPGVPEKHWTKRDIKPSFPCWSALDSGLLNLKSEKLNPVEFFELFFDDETFNLIVSETNNYASQKNVNLEVTVQEVRCVFGVLLLSGLVQRPRRGMYWETSDADQNLVRDAIRRDRFELIFSYLHFADNSHLDQNDKFTKLRPLIKQMNKNFLLYAPLEEYYCFDKTMCECFDSDQFLNGKSIRIGYKIWCGATTEGYLVWFEPHQEEATLMAGKDPDLGFGGNLVMNFADVLLARGQYPYHLCFDGFFTSVTLVSALKKKGVRATGTIRESRTEKCPLMSAEHMKTMKKGYCDFRVEENDEIILCRWHGDGIISLCSNAVGIEPVDEIHCFASDKEIPQISQPSIVKLYDECREGVAKMEQITSKYRVRIRSKKWYSVLVSYMIDIAMSNAWQLHRACNPGASLDLGDFRRYVAHFYLEHNANMSD